A single genomic interval of Hyalangium ruber harbors:
- a CDS encoding AgmX/PglI C-terminal domain-containing protein, with amino-acid sequence MRRSFVAMMVLASTVALAQGEPGSKPSKGARKKAPAELDVSRMPFSPDSIQQVMIHHKGKIQACYEDTMAEKDKKVEGKLMTSFTITASGLVKDAKVLKKGTTLKDSELHDCVVAVLTALTFPQPPDGMDHPIEYPFNLKAIE; translated from the coding sequence ATGAGGCGGTCCTTCGTCGCGATGATGGTGCTGGCCTCCACGGTGGCGCTCGCCCAGGGCGAGCCCGGCTCGAAGCCGTCCAAGGGGGCACGGAAGAAGGCGCCGGCGGAGCTGGACGTGAGCCGGATGCCCTTCTCTCCGGACTCGATCCAGCAGGTGATGATCCACCACAAGGGGAAGATCCAGGCCTGCTACGAGGACACGATGGCGGAGAAGGACAAGAAGGTGGAGGGCAAGCTGATGACGTCCTTCACCATCACCGCCTCGGGCCTGGTGAAGGACGCCAAGGTGCTGAAGAAGGGCACCACGCTCAAGGACAGCGAGCTGCATGACTGCGTGGTGGCGGTGCTGACGGCGCTGACCTTCCCCCAGCCGCCGGACGGCATGGACCACCCCATCGAGTATCCGTTCAACCTCAAGGCCATCGAGTAG
- a CDS encoding acyl-CoA dehydrogenase family protein, whose protein sequence is MNLELTETQTLIRDTARKFAKERVAPRARTIDREEYFPTELFKELGEVGLLGVNIPARYGGSEAGVVSYALAMMEVSAACASTSVAMAVTNMCAELINAYGTDAQREKFVTKLASGEAIVGSFALSEPHAGSDPGALLTSAVRKGDKWVLNGSKQWITSGAYAGVMVVWARTSPAGNKGLSAFIVEGGTKGLIIGKHEDKMGLRASNTVSLTFEDCEIPADQILGKEGDGFKLAMVALDGGRIGIASQACGVARAALDASVRYTKDRKAFGQAVAEFQAPRFMMADMKVQLAAAELLTFRAAHLKENGKPFTREASMAKLYASEMANRVCDKAVQLHGGYGYIDEFPVERYFRDARVQTIYEGTSEIQRMVIARETFKLFS, encoded by the coding sequence GTGAACCTCGAGCTGACCGAGACCCAGACGCTCATCCGCGACACCGCGCGCAAGTTCGCCAAGGAGCGGGTCGCCCCCCGGGCGCGCACCATCGACCGGGAGGAGTACTTCCCCACGGAGCTCTTCAAGGAGCTCGGGGAGGTGGGCCTGCTGGGGGTGAACATCCCCGCGCGCTACGGCGGCTCGGAGGCCGGGGTGGTCTCCTACGCGCTGGCGATGATGGAGGTTTCGGCGGCGTGTGCCTCGACGTCGGTGGCGATGGCCGTGACGAACATGTGCGCGGAGCTGATCAACGCGTACGGCACGGACGCGCAGCGCGAGAAGTTCGTCACGAAGCTGGCCTCGGGCGAGGCGATCGTGGGCTCGTTCGCGCTCTCGGAGCCCCATGCGGGCTCGGATCCGGGCGCGCTGCTGACCTCGGCGGTGCGCAAGGGCGACAAGTGGGTGCTCAACGGCAGCAAGCAGTGGATCACCTCGGGCGCGTACGCGGGGGTGATGGTGGTGTGGGCGCGCACGTCTCCGGCGGGCAACAAGGGCCTGTCGGCCTTCATCGTCGAGGGCGGGACCAAGGGCCTCATCATCGGCAAGCATGAGGACAAGATGGGCTTGCGGGCCTCGAACACGGTGAGCCTGACGTTCGAGGACTGCGAGATCCCGGCGGACCAGATCCTGGGCAAGGAAGGCGACGGGTTCAAGCTGGCGATGGTGGCCCTGGACGGCGGCCGCATCGGCATTGCTTCCCAGGCGTGCGGGGTGGCGCGGGCAGCGCTGGACGCCTCGGTGCGCTACACGAAGGACCGCAAGGCGTTCGGGCAGGCGGTGGCGGAGTTCCAGGCGCCGCGCTTCATGATGGCGGACATGAAGGTGCAGCTCGCGGCGGCGGAGTTGCTGACGTTCCGCGCGGCGCACCTCAAGGAGAACGGCAAGCCGTTCACCCGCGAGGCCTCGATGGCGAAGCTGTACGCCAGCGAGATGGCCAACCGCGTCTGCGACAAGGCCGTGCAGCTGCACGGCGGCTACGGCTACATCGACGAGTTTCCGGTGGAGCGCTACTTCCGGGATGCCCGCGTGCAGACCATCTACGAGGGCACCAGCGAGATCCAGCGGATGGTGATCGCCCGGGAGACGTTCAAGCTCTTCTCCTGA
- a CDS encoding carbohydrate ABC transporter permease, translating into MRWVKKIAFWLLLAFIAVYTLFPFYWAIVTSLKTGSELFEVDPWPKQPAWSNYTAVFEAQPFGQNILNSVIVATAVVVASLLLGLTASFALARIEFRGRKALLLAVLGVSMFPQIAVLSGMFELVRWLGLYNKLPALALSNLILTLPFTVWVLTTFMRELPKELEEAAIVDGATPWTILTRVFLPLLGPAMATTGLLAFIAAWNEFLFALTFTQSDSVRTVPVAIALFSGGSAFETPWGLIMAASVIVTVPLVVLVLIFQRKIVSGLTAGAVKG; encoded by the coding sequence ATGCGCTGGGTCAAGAAGATCGCGTTCTGGCTGCTGCTGGCGTTCATCGCCGTCTACACGCTGTTCCCGTTCTACTGGGCGATCGTCACGTCGCTGAAGACGGGCAGCGAGCTGTTCGAAGTGGATCCCTGGCCCAAGCAACCCGCCTGGAGCAACTACACGGCGGTCTTCGAGGCGCAGCCCTTCGGGCAGAACATCCTCAACTCGGTCATCGTCGCCACGGCGGTGGTGGTGGCCTCGCTGCTGCTGGGGCTGACGGCCTCGTTCGCGCTGGCGCGCATCGAGTTCCGGGGGCGTAAGGCGCTGCTGCTGGCGGTGCTCGGCGTGTCCATGTTCCCGCAGATCGCCGTGCTGTCGGGCATGTTCGAGCTGGTGCGCTGGCTGGGGCTCTACAACAAGCTGCCGGCCCTGGCGCTCTCCAACCTGATCCTCACCCTGCCCTTCACGGTCTGGGTGCTGACGACGTTCATGCGCGAGCTGCCCAAGGAGCTGGAGGAGGCGGCCATCGTGGACGGGGCCACGCCATGGACCATCCTCACCCGCGTGTTCCTGCCGCTCTTGGGGCCCGCCATGGCCACGACGGGACTGCTGGCGTTCATCGCGGCGTGGAACGAGTTCCTCTTCGCGCTCACCTTCACCCAGTCCGACAGCGTGCGGACGGTGCCGGTGGCCATCGCGCTGTTCAGCGGCGGCAGCGCCTTCGAGACCCCGTGGGGCCTCATCATGGCCGCCTCGGTCATCGTCACCGTGCCGCTCGTGGTGCTGGTGCTGATCTTCCAGCGGAAGATCGTCTCGGGCCTCACCGCGGGCGCGGTGAAGGGCTAG
- a CDS encoding carbohydrate ABC transporter permease, translating to MASPTTPIAASAATGAPGPTDRASALTRQRTRAAWLFLTPTLVAMVLVAGWPLARTFWFSFTDANLTDMTASQFVGLESLRTVLEDSDWWTTVWTTFRFAFLSVFLETVLGLVVAMALHAKFRGRALLRAAVLVPWAIPTVVSARMWGWMFNDSYGVINAILMYLGVIDEPLAWIAESGLSFAAVVAVDVWKTTPFMALLILAALQMLPEDMYEAARIDGAGPIRVFFQITLPVLKGPLLVAIIFRMLDALRVFDVFFVLTGGSTDTMPMAGYARQRMFEYQEIGVGSASASLLFALIALFTAVYMVVGRVKLGEEA from the coding sequence ATGGCCAGCCCCACGACTCCTATCGCAGCCAGCGCGGCCACGGGCGCTCCCGGGCCCACGGATCGCGCCTCGGCGCTCACGCGCCAGCGCACCCGCGCGGCATGGTTGTTCCTGACTCCCACCCTGGTGGCGATGGTGTTGGTCGCGGGCTGGCCATTGGCTCGCACCTTCTGGTTCTCGTTCACGGACGCGAACCTGACGGACATGACGGCCTCTCAGTTCGTGGGGCTGGAGAGCCTGCGGACGGTGCTGGAGGACTCGGACTGGTGGACCACGGTGTGGACCACCTTCCGGTTCGCCTTCCTGTCCGTGTTCCTCGAGACGGTGCTGGGCCTGGTCGTCGCCATGGCCCTGCACGCCAAGTTCCGCGGCCGGGCGCTGCTCCGCGCCGCGGTGCTGGTGCCGTGGGCCATTCCCACCGTCGTCTCCGCGAGGATGTGGGGGTGGATGTTCAATGACAGCTACGGCGTCATCAACGCGATCCTCATGTACCTGGGAGTCATCGACGAGCCGCTGGCGTGGATCGCCGAGTCAGGGCTGTCGTTCGCGGCGGTGGTGGCCGTGGACGTGTGGAAGACGACGCCCTTCATGGCGCTGCTGATCCTCGCGGCGCTGCAGATGCTGCCCGAGGACATGTACGAGGCGGCGCGCATCGACGGCGCGGGGCCCATCCGGGTCTTCTTCCAGATCACCCTGCCGGTGCTGAAAGGGCCGCTGCTGGTGGCCATCATCTTCCGCATGCTGGACGCGCTGCGCGTGTTCGATGTGTTCTTCGTGCTCACCGGCGGTAGCACGGACACCATGCCCATGGCTGGCTACGCGCGGCAGCGGATGTTCGAGTACCAGGAGATAGGTGTCGGGTCCGCATCCGCATCGCTGTTGTTCGCGCTCATCGCCCTGTTCACCGCCGTCTACATGGTGGTGGGCCGGGTGAAGCTGGGCGAGGAGGCCTGA
- a CDS encoding ABC transporter substrate-binding protein — protein MKKALAGLAAAVTLVTPGLALAEKLVIACGSVGQEADVCKQGAEAWAKKTGHTVELMSVPTDAGQQLAQFQQLLAAGSSDLDVVRIDVVWPGIVANHFVDLTPYFPAEVLQQHFQPIVKNNTVNGKLIAIPWFTDAGLLYYRKDLLEKHGQKPPTTWQELAQTAKTVVDAEKKGGNAKLVGYVFQGKAYEGLTCNALEWVDSFGGGTIVDAKGQVTLNNPKAAEAIDFFAGLIGNVAPKGVLSYEEEGARGVFQKGDAVFMRNWPYAWALANAKDSPIAGKVGVMALPKGGAEGKSTGTLGGWQLGVSKYSKNPQLAADLVKYLTGPEEQKRRALVASFNPTIMSLYKDAELLKANPFIGELYNTFVNAVPRPTITGAKYNQVSTEFRNAVYATLSGKGKATDQLKKAEEKIKKLGKDGKWQ, from the coding sequence ATGAAGAAGGCACTGGCAGGACTCGCCGCCGCGGTAACGCTCGTTACCCCGGGCCTGGCTCTGGCCGAGAAGCTCGTCATCGCTTGCGGTTCCGTGGGGCAGGAGGCGGATGTCTGCAAGCAGGGCGCGGAGGCCTGGGCGAAGAAGACCGGCCACACCGTGGAGCTCATGAGCGTGCCCACCGACGCGGGGCAGCAGCTGGCGCAGTTCCAGCAATTGCTGGCCGCGGGCTCCTCGGATCTGGACGTGGTGCGCATCGACGTGGTGTGGCCCGGCATCGTGGCCAACCACTTCGTGGACCTGACGCCCTACTTCCCGGCGGAGGTGCTCCAACAGCACTTCCAGCCAATTGTTAAGAACAACACAGTCAATGGCAAGCTGATCGCCATCCCGTGGTTCACCGACGCGGGGCTCCTCTACTACCGCAAGGACTTGCTGGAGAAGCACGGGCAGAAGCCGCCCACCACGTGGCAGGAATTGGCCCAGACGGCCAAGACGGTGGTGGATGCCGAGAAGAAGGGCGGCAACGCCAAGCTGGTGGGCTACGTCTTCCAGGGCAAGGCGTACGAGGGCCTGACGTGCAACGCGCTGGAGTGGGTGGACTCCTTCGGCGGCGGCACGATCGTGGACGCCAAGGGCCAGGTCACCCTCAACAACCCCAAGGCCGCGGAGGCCATCGACTTCTTCGCGGGGCTGATCGGCAACGTAGCGCCCAAGGGCGTGCTGTCCTACGAGGAGGAAGGCGCGCGCGGCGTGTTCCAGAAGGGCGACGCGGTGTTCATGCGCAACTGGCCGTACGCCTGGGCGCTGGCCAACGCGAAGGACAGCCCGATCGCGGGCAAGGTGGGCGTGATGGCGCTGCCCAAGGGCGGCGCGGAGGGCAAGTCCACCGGTACGCTGGGCGGCTGGCAGCTGGGCGTGTCGAAGTACTCGAAGAACCCGCAGCTGGCGGCGGACCTGGTGAAGTACCTGACGGGCCCCGAGGAGCAGAAGCGCCGCGCGCTGGTGGCCTCGTTCAACCCCACCATCATGAGCCTCTACAAGGACGCGGAGCTGCTCAAGGCCAACCCCTTCATCGGCGAGCTGTACAACACCTTCGTCAACGCGGTGCCGCGGCCGACGATCACCGGTGCGAAGTACAACCAGGTGAGCACCGAGTTCCGCAACGCCGTCTACGCCACGCTCTCCGGCAAGGGCAAGGCGACCGACCAGCTGAAGAAGGCGGAGGAGAAGATCAAGAAGCTGGGCAAGGACGGCAAGTGGCAGTGA
- a CDS encoding carbohydrate porin yields the protein MVSLLAVLSFLALPSPAHAALESGPLEIGMYGRMGVAWNPQNGQFVQGQTLNLLGVTLGGRFEEGDYLEPTIKLHIVRPSTEDTTKTYFHFVLTPSMFSANGSFLGAFANNFSANLRIELFQAYLEAGNIFVPDLKVWAGQRFYRGTDVHIADYFYFNNLASQGFGAKYKGLDVAVLLQTNRNQGLYAIDQDGDPNTSNPLIQRQRTTFVGQYVLPVMEKHSLQFLGEFHYLPAARTNIGSQALARRDYGYVGGVKGRLDLGNGSFNELSVRVGGGIANGAFGASQTWSTYGRTNEDDRYGGALGVEAVEHILVNVNPLLSLNGYGIFQYSQGASGLSQDHAMNFATGVRSFLYLHNQFHLINELSFQGVATGLPEGVESPPLPWATKFSIVPTIVPSGERSAWARPHLRFIYTLAYYSEGARSAARANSSVASPYLRNFGPREFGHFLGARAEWWF from the coding sequence GTGGTTTCGTTGCTAGCCGTGCTGAGCTTCTTGGCGCTGCCTTCTCCCGCGCATGCCGCGCTGGAGTCGGGGCCTCTCGAGATCGGCATGTACGGCCGCATGGGCGTGGCCTGGAATCCCCAGAACGGCCAGTTCGTTCAGGGCCAGACCCTGAACCTGCTGGGCGTGACGCTCGGTGGTCGTTTCGAGGAGGGTGACTACCTCGAGCCGACGATCAAGCTGCACATCGTGCGGCCCAGCACGGAGGACACCACCAAGACGTACTTCCACTTCGTCCTCACGCCGTCGATGTTCTCGGCCAACGGCTCGTTCCTGGGCGCCTTCGCCAACAACTTCTCGGCCAACCTGCGCATCGAGCTGTTCCAGGCGTACCTGGAGGCCGGCAACATCTTCGTCCCGGATCTGAAGGTGTGGGCCGGCCAGCGCTTCTACCGCGGCACGGACGTCCACATCGCCGACTACTTCTATTTCAACAACCTGGCCTCCCAGGGCTTCGGCGCCAAGTACAAGGGCCTGGACGTCGCCGTGCTGCTGCAGACCAACCGCAACCAGGGCCTGTACGCGATCGATCAGGACGGGGACCCGAACACCAGCAACCCGCTGATCCAGCGTCAGCGCACCACGTTCGTCGGCCAGTACGTGCTGCCGGTGATGGAGAAGCACTCGCTGCAGTTCCTGGGTGAGTTCCACTACCTGCCGGCCGCGCGTACCAACATTGGCAGCCAGGCGCTGGCGCGCCGCGACTACGGCTACGTGGGCGGCGTCAAGGGTCGCCTGGATCTGGGCAATGGCAGCTTCAACGAGCTGTCGGTGCGCGTCGGCGGCGGCATCGCCAACGGCGCCTTCGGTGCCTCGCAGACGTGGAGCACCTACGGTCGGACCAACGAGGACGATCGCTACGGCGGCGCGCTGGGCGTCGAGGCGGTGGAGCACATCCTCGTGAACGTGAACCCGCTGCTCTCGCTCAACGGCTACGGCATCTTCCAGTACAGCCAGGGCGCCAGCGGCCTGTCACAGGACCACGCCATGAACTTCGCCACGGGCGTGCGCAGCTTCCTGTACCTGCACAACCAGTTCCACCTGATCAACGAGCTGAGCTTCCAGGGGGTCGCCACCGGCCTGCCGGAGGGCGTGGAGTCTCCGCCGCTGCCCTGGGCGACCAAGTTCTCCATCGTGCCGACCATCGTCCCCTCGGGTGAGCGCTCGGCCTGGGCGCGGCCGCACCTGCGCTTCATCTACACGCTGGCCTACTACAGTGAGGGCGCGCGCAGCGCGGCTCGGGCGAACTCGTCCGTCGCCTCGCCGTACCTGCGCAACTTCGGTCCGCGCGAGTTCGGCCACTTCCTGGGCGCCCGCGCCGAGTGGTGGTTCTAA